In the Clavelina lepadiformis chromosome 8, kaClaLepa1.1, whole genome shotgun sequence genome, one interval contains:
- the LOC143468116 gene encoding structure-specific endonuclease subunit MUS81-like, translating into MDKVTFGRKRKLDDCPNRLFLSYLQVWRDEAKQKESKAYHTYNKAFKTLSKYPLPLQNGKEAMILENFGNKICSMLDAKLEKESQAKGLSPHEYLEESRDVSKNWWKTLEEFGKENKTKKSKPTKTKPATNRKPRTYIPAKNSGGYAILITLYKNNQQPNSNGYMKKAELQREAQPFSTKSFTVPDPGSQYTAWCSMSTLISKGLVKKYSNPPKYEITEAGEVLAEKLEFAERQDSSFPTLTRTNPSPRSVETGNLSQKKWIELSDSDEADYDFPAAATNVVDLTLSSSDDDNEKLPNLSSKKNTTSGLVKLSAKSTQSKFSESVDLIKNASVGGLKLTTDEGLQFSSLDSNLIIPSRSDSRSVTGDKIEFQLKPSQFEILLCVDSRELCGDSRKKEMKRELVKQNVPMVERVLQVGDFVWIAREKQLCSVHQSAKEVVLDYVVERKCMSDLAQSIRDGRFHEQKIRLKQCGVSNIIYLAEGRNEIQHQSLPEKTLRQALLNTEITDSIFVKYTQNIAASALYLSKMTTQLNRMYKDKTLKACDMQSVTNADSQNSSNYSKSECRLLTFGDFNDENMKCKGLNISQMFVRQLMQIHGMSCDKAQAITSVYPTPQLLLKAYECCPAHKSKVEMLSKIKTGLLQRNLGISLSRCVYHLFNT; encoded by the coding sequence ATGGATAAGGTTACTTTCGGTCGAAAGAGAAAGTTGGACGATTGTCCAAATCGTTTGTTTTTAAGTTACTTGCAAGTATGGCGGGATGAAGCTAAGCAGAAGGAAAGCAAAGCTTACCACACTTACAACAAAGCCTTCAAGACTTTAAGCAAATACCCATTGCCTTTACAAAATGGAAAAGAAGCAAtgattttagaaaattttggaaacaaaatttgtaGCATGCTTGATGCGAAACTGGAAAAAGAATCACAGGCCAAAGGCTTGTCTCCGCATGAATATTTGGAAGAATCCAGGGATGTGTCCAAGAATTGGTGGAAAACATTAGAAGAATTCGGCAAAGAAAACAAGACAAAGAAATCCAAGCCGACCAAAACTAAACCTGCAACCAACAGAAAACCTAGGACTTACATACCAGCCAAGAACTCAGGCGGTTATGCTATATTGATAACtttgtataaaaataatcaacaaCCGAACAGCAATGGTTACATGAAGAAAGCAGAATTGCAAAGGGAAGCTCAACCATTTTCGACAAAATCCTTCACTGTGCCAGATCCTGGTAGTCAATACACGGCATGGTGTAGCATGTCAACTTTAATAAGCAAGGGTCTGGTGAAGAAGTATAGCAACCCACCAAAATATGAAATTACAGAGGCAGGGGAAGTGTTGGCCGAAAAATTAGAATTTGCCGAAAGACAAGATTCAAGTTTTCCCACCTTAACCAGGACAAATCCATCTCCACGCTCTGTGGAAACTGGAAATTTGTCTCAAAAGAAGTGGATCGAGTTATCTGATTCAGATGAAGCTGATTATGATTTTCCAGCTGCTGCAACAAATGTTGTAGATCTCACTTTAAGCTCGAGTGATGATGACAATGAAAAATTGCCTAATTTGAGCAGCAAGAAAAACACCACAAGTGGATTAGTGAAGCTGTCAGCAAAATCCACCCAATCAAAGTTTTCAGAATCAGtagatttaataaaaaacgctTCTGTTGGAGGATTAAAACTAACTACAGATGAAGGATTGCAATTCTCTTCTTTAGATTCAAATCTGATCATCCCATCTCGTAGTGATTCCAGATCAGTTACTGGGGATAAAATTGAGTTTCAGCTTAAGCCTAGCCAGTTTGAAATCTTACTTTGTGTTGATTCACGAGAGTTGTGTGGTGACAGTcgcaaaaaagaaatgaaaaggGAACTGGTCAAACAAAATGTTCCGATGGTTGAAAGAGTTCTACAAGTTGGTGATTTCGTATGGATAGCAAGAGAGAAGCAGCTGTGTTCTGTTCATCAATCGGCAAAGGAAGTTGTATTGGATTACGTAGTAGAGAGAAAATGCATGTCGGACTTGGCACAGTCAATCAGAGATGGAAGATTTCATGAGCAAAAGATTCGGCTGAAACAATGTGGTGTGAGCAACATCATCTACCTGGCGGAAGGCCGAAATGAAATTCAGCATCAAAGTCTGCCGGAGAAGACACTGCGCCAGGCTTTGCTTAACACGGAAATAACAGACTCGATTTTTGTCAAGTACACTCAGAATATTGCAGCTTCTGCTCTCTACTTAAGCAAGATGACTACTCAGCTCAACCGTATGTATAAAGACAAGACTCTGAAAGCTTGTGACATGCAATCTGTGACCAATGCTGACAGTCAGAATTCGTCAAATTATTCAAAGTCAGAGTGCAGGTTACTGACTTTTGGCGACTTCAACGACGAAAACATGAAATGTAAAGGTCTTAATATTTCGCAGATGTTTGTTCGTCAGTTGATGCAAATCCATGGAATGTCATGTGACAAAGCTCAAGCCATTACTTCAGTCTATCCGACACCACAGCTTTTGCTTAAGGCGTATGAATGCTGCCCTGCCCACAAAAGCAAGGTAGAAATGCTTTCGAAAATTAAAACTGGTTTATTGCAAAGAAACTTGGGTATTAGCTTGAGTCGTTGTGTGTACCACTTGTTTAATACCTGA